One stretch of Segatella copri DNA includes these proteins:
- a CDS encoding acetyl-CoA hydrolase/transferase C-terminal domain-containing protein, translating to MAYTRLSAAEAAAMINDQDTIGLSGFTPNGVPKATFRELSKRAVAEHEAGRPFQVGILTGASTSQSIEGDMAAAHAIKFRAPFSTNKDFRTHTNLGEIDYEDMHLGHMAERLRRGFYGEIDLAIIEVSDLEEGETTCKAFLTSAGGIVPTIVRLAKKVLIEKNTFHSPASRYLHDVYEIAECPFRTPIPILNVGDRIGKEYVEIDAHKIVGVVECNIPEEARAFKPLDPVTEQMGHNVADFLVSDLKKGHIPPQFLPLQSGVGVTSNAVLEALGQNPNVPVFSVYTEVVQDAVVKYMREGRIKDASCSSLTVTNDTLKEVYDDIDYFKKHLTIRQSEISNSPEVIRRLGVIAMNTAIECDIYGNENSSHICGSKLMNGIGGSCDYERNGYISIFTTQSTTKNGCISAIVPMCSHVDSTEHDVDVIVTEQGVADLRGKGPLRRAKEIIENCAHPDYRPMLREYLKFAEKGHEPQSMRAALAMHDTFLKKGDMRLTDFGEYLK from the coding sequence ATGGCATATACAAGATTGAGTGCTGCCGAAGCGGCAGCGATGATTAACGATCAAGATACAATCGGATTGAGTGGTTTCACACCAAACGGCGTGCCTAAGGCAACCTTCCGCGAACTCTCCAAGAGAGCCGTGGCTGAGCACGAGGCGGGCAGACCTTTCCAGGTGGGCATCCTCACGGGTGCTTCTACCTCGCAGAGTATCGAAGGTGACATGGCAGCAGCCCATGCCATCAAGTTCCGTGCGCCATTTTCTACCAACAAGGACTTTAGAACTCATACCAACCTGGGCGAGATTGATTATGAGGATATGCACCTCGGTCACATGGCTGAGCGCCTGCGCCGTGGTTTCTATGGAGAAATAGACCTTGCCATCATCGAAGTTTCTGATTTGGAAGAAGGCGAAACCACCTGCAAGGCATTCCTAACCTCTGCCGGCGGCATTGTTCCTACCATCGTCCGCCTTGCCAAGAAGGTGCTCATCGAGAAGAATACCTTCCACAGTCCTGCTTCCCGCTATCTGCACGATGTATATGAGATAGCAGAATGCCCGTTCCGCACACCTATCCCAATCTTGAATGTGGGCGATAGAATAGGTAAGGAGTATGTGGAGATTGATGCACATAAGATTGTGGGTGTGGTAGAATGCAACATTCCGGAGGAGGCACGTGCTTTCAAGCCTCTCGACCCTGTGACCGAACAGATGGGCCACAACGTTGCCGATTTCCTGGTCAGCGACCTGAAGAAGGGACATATTCCTCCTCAGTTCCTGCCTTTGCAGAGCGGAGTGGGCGTAACTTCCAATGCCGTTCTTGAGGCATTAGGACAGAACCCTAACGTGCCGGTATTCAGCGTTTATACCGAGGTGGTTCAGGATGCCGTGGTAAAATACATGCGCGAGGGAAGAATCAAGGATGCTTCCTGCTCTTCGCTCACCGTAACAAACGATACATTGAAAGAGGTGTATGATGATATTGATTACTTCAAGAAGCATCTCACCATCCGCCAGAGCGAGATTTCAAACTCTCCTGAGGTCATCCGCCGTCTGGGTGTCATCGCCATGAATACCGCCATCGAGTGCGATATCTACGGCAATGAGAACTCCAGCCATATCTGTGGCAGCAAGCTGATGAATGGTATCGGCGGTTCCTGCGATTACGAGCGCAATGGTTACATCTCTATCTTCACCACGCAGAGTACCACCAAGAACGGTTGCATCTCAGCCATTGTTCCGATGTGCAGTCACGTGGACAGCACCGAGCATGATGTGGATGTGATTGTTACCGAGCAGGGAGTAGCCGATCTTCGTGGCAAGGGCCCATTGCGCCGTGCCAAGGAGATTATCGAGAACTGTGCCCATCCGGATTACCGCCCTATGCTTCGTGAGTATCTGAAGTTTGCCGAGAAGGGCCACGAGCCACAGAGCATGCGTGCTGCCCTCGCCATGCACGATACCTTCCTGAAGAAGGGAGATATGAGATTGACAGATTTCGGAGAATATCTGAAATAA
- a CDS encoding IS110 family transposase — MQIYGIDLAKEKFDVSFFDLTSKKVSNHPSHKVVKNNFKSIGRFLETLPSDAVLVAEHTGVYGDTLLKCCMDSNVKIAFVGGYVIHRYRATPDRAKTDVLDCALLRDFGERYPDKLKYKTFPEEALYELRQLARHREMLVEQRKQLITADKSEDCRPIRSLTVKRSMDRIKEMLDTEIAETEKEMLKVINGHESIRHNYELVKSVDGVGLITAVELLVKTENFTKITTARQYAAYAGTAPYEKSSGKMDKGAHISKIGNRRSKTLLYICAESARLHNKEIKLYYERRTLIDKKPRHYVLNAIANKLLRIIFTLVEKGEYYDANFIRQDPRVVKYN, encoded by the coding sequence ATGCAAATATACGGAATAGATTTGGCAAAAGAGAAATTTGACGTAAGTTTTTTCGACTTGACATCAAAAAAAGTATCAAACCACCCTTCACATAAGGTTGTAAAGAACAATTTTAAGAGTATCGGAAGGTTTTTAGAAACCCTTCCAAGCGATGCTGTATTGGTTGCTGAGCATACCGGAGTTTATGGTGATACTCTCTTGAAGTGCTGCATGGATAGCAATGTGAAGATTGCCTTTGTGGGTGGATATGTCATCCATAGATACAGAGCTACCCCTGACCGTGCCAAGACGGATGTCCTGGATTGTGCACTGCTCAGAGATTTTGGAGAGAGATATCCTGATAAGCTGAAATACAAGACGTTTCCAGAAGAGGCTCTATATGAGCTTCGTCAATTGGCACGCCACCGGGAAATGCTTGTAGAACAGCGTAAGCAGCTAATAACAGCCGACAAGAGCGAGGATTGTCGTCCTATCAGAAGTCTTACCGTCAAGCGAAGCATGGACCGCATCAAAGAGATGTTGGACACGGAAATTGCAGAGACGGAAAAAGAAATGTTGAAAGTCATAAATGGACATGAGAGCATTCGCCACAACTATGAGCTTGTTAAAAGTGTCGATGGAGTTGGGCTGATTACCGCAGTAGAACTATTGGTAAAAACAGAGAATTTCACAAAAATAACTACAGCGCGCCAATATGCTGCTTATGCAGGAACTGCGCCATACGAAAAATCATCGGGGAAAATGGACAAGGGAGCACATATATCCAAGATTGGTAATAGACGGTCAAAGACCTTGTTGTACATCTGCGCAGAAAGCGCCAGATTGCACAACAAGGAGATTAAACTGTATTACGAGAGACGTACTTTAATAGATAAAAAGCCGCGTCATTATGTACTAAATGCCATAGCAAACAAGTTGCTAAGGATCATATTCACCCTCGTGGAAAAAGGTGAATACTATGACGCAAACTTCATTAGGCAAGACCCAAGGGTCGTTAAATATAATTAA
- a CDS encoding AAA family ATPase, with protein sequence MAKYLSPFQFGTLATNENFIDRQEDRALLKQLLSSHINVMLISPRRWGKSSLVKRAMSELAGEDNNVRICYIDAFSIGSESEFYRTFASQVIACASSKMERWIEDAKKFLTGVIPQVVVSDQVTDFMAFDLKFVPQERDKMAILQLPELLAKEKGIRIIVCIDEFQQLANLPEYKDMEGKMRSVWQQQQLTSYCLYGSKRNMMLNIFNNSNSPFYRFGQVIFMQKIAKEHWIPFILSSFEKTGKSISAEMAERICDAVACHSWYLQQLCYFIWSFTVSEVTEDIYHLGLKQVLNINTPMFQNDTENLSSTQIEMLKAIANGEQHFSSQAVKQIYNLGNPNTIVKNRKTLQNKDIIEKQNDAFVFVDPIYRLWFKEEYCR encoded by the coding sequence ATGGCAAAATATCTATCACCATTTCAATTTGGTACATTAGCCACCAATGAGAATTTTATCGACAGACAGGAAGACAGGGCTTTGCTCAAGCAATTACTGTCCTCCCATATCAACGTGATGCTGATTTCACCACGCCGATGGGGTAAATCATCGCTAGTGAAAAGGGCGATGAGCGAATTGGCTGGTGAGGATAATAACGTAAGAATCTGTTATATCGATGCCTTCAGCATCGGCTCTGAATCTGAATTTTATCGCACTTTTGCCAGTCAGGTTATAGCTTGTGCTTCCTCTAAAATGGAACGGTGGATAGAGGATGCAAAGAAATTCCTGACAGGCGTGATACCGCAGGTTGTAGTAAGCGACCAGGTGACCGACTTCATGGCTTTCGACCTGAAGTTTGTGCCACAGGAGCGTGATAAGATGGCGATTCTCCAACTGCCTGAGTTGCTGGCAAAGGAAAAGGGCATCAGGATTATCGTCTGCATAGACGAGTTCCAGCAGTTGGCTAACCTTCCTGAGTATAAGGATATGGAGGGAAAGATGCGCTCGGTATGGCAGCAACAGCAGCTTACCTCTTACTGCCTCTACGGCAGCAAGCGAAACATGATGCTCAATATCTTCAACAATTCCAATAGTCCTTTTTATCGCTTCGGACAAGTGATTTTCATGCAGAAGATAGCTAAGGAGCATTGGATTCCATTCATTCTGTCATCTTTCGAGAAGACAGGAAAGTCAATCTCTGCAGAGATGGCAGAGCGGATCTGTGATGCCGTGGCGTGCCATTCCTGGTATCTCCAGCAGTTGTGCTATTTTATCTGGAGTTTCACGGTTTCGGAAGTGACGGAAGATATATATCATCTGGGATTGAAACAGGTACTCAACATCAATACCCCGATGTTTCAGAATGATACGGAGAATCTCAGTTCCACCCAGATAGAGATGCTTAAGGCTATAGCCAATGGCGAACAGCATTTCTCTTCGCAAGCCGTGAAACAAATCTATAATCTTGGTAATCCGAATACGATTGTCAAGAACAGGAAAACGCTCCAGAACAAAGATATTATCGAAAAGCAAAACGATGCTTTTGTCTTTGTTGACCCGATATACCGGCTGTGGTTTAAGGAGGAGTATTGTAGATAG
- the cysS gene encoding cysteine--tRNA ligase, translating to MEQKLLIYNTLTRTKERFTPLHAPNVGMYVCGPTVYGDPHLGHARPAITFDILFRYLKHLGYKVRYVRNITDVGHLEHDADEGDDKIEKKARLEQLEPMEIAQYYTNRYHDAMEALNVLPPSIEPHATGHIIEQEKLVQEILDNGYAYESNGSIYFDIEKYNKDHKYGILSGRNLENVINESRELAGIGEKKNQADFALWKKASPEHIMRWPSPWSDGFPGWHCECTAMGRKYLGSHFDIHGGGMDLIFPHHECEIAQAVASQGDQMVRYWMHNNMITINGQKMGKSLGNFITLEQFFTGNHDSLEQAYSPMTIRFFILSAHYRSTVDFSNDALKASQKGLERLMNGLNDLERVPVAKQSDEQVKKFVSELRQRCYDAMNDDFQTQLVISYLFEACHVINTALDHKANISAEDLKELSDTMHLFTFDLLGLKSEKGANNDAREEAYGKVVDMVLDLRAKAKADKDWATSDQIRDALAEAGFEVKDTKDGVTWKLNK from the coding sequence ATGGAACAGAAATTACTGATTTACAACACTCTCACTCGTACGAAAGAGAGATTCACTCCGCTCCACGCTCCTAACGTGGGCATGTATGTTTGTGGCCCTACCGTGTATGGCGATCCGCATCTCGGTCATGCACGACCAGCCATCACATTCGATATACTCTTCCGCTATCTCAAGCACCTGGGCTATAAGGTTCGCTACGTTAGAAACATTACCGACGTGGGCCACCTGGAGCACGATGCAGATGAAGGCGATGACAAGATTGAGAAGAAGGCTCGTCTGGAGCAGTTGGAGCCAATGGAGATTGCGCAGTACTACACCAACCGCTACCACGATGCCATGGAGGCGCTGAACGTACTCCCTCCTAGCATTGAGCCTCATGCCACAGGCCATATCATCGAACAGGAGAAACTGGTTCAGGAAATCCTGGACAATGGCTATGCCTACGAGAGCAATGGCTCTATCTACTTCGACATCGAGAAGTATAACAAGGATCATAAGTACGGTATCCTCTCAGGACGTAACCTGGAGAACGTGATCAACGAGAGCCGCGAGCTGGCTGGTATCGGCGAGAAGAAGAACCAGGCTGACTTCGCCCTCTGGAAGAAGGCTTCACCAGAGCACATCATGCGCTGGCCTAGTCCTTGGAGCGATGGTTTCCCTGGCTGGCACTGCGAGTGTACTGCGATGGGACGTAAGTACTTGGGCAGCCACTTCGATATTCATGGTGGCGGCATGGATTTGATTTTCCCTCACCATGAGTGCGAGATTGCTCAGGCTGTGGCTTCTCAGGGCGACCAGATGGTTCGTTACTGGATGCACAACAATATGATTACCATCAACGGTCAGAAGATGGGTAAGAGTCTTGGCAACTTCATCACCCTGGAGCAGTTCTTCACTGGCAATCACGACAGTTTGGAGCAGGCTTATTCGCCAATGACCATCCGTTTCTTCATCCTCTCCGCTCACTATCGCAGCACAGTAGATTTCTCTAATGATGCCTTGAAGGCCAGCCAGAAGGGATTGGAGCGCCTGATGAACGGTTTGAACGACCTGGAGCGTGTGCCTGTGGCTAAGCAGAGCGATGAGCAGGTAAAGAAGTTTGTAAGCGAGTTGCGCCAGCGCTGCTACGATGCGATGAACGATGACTTCCAGACTCAGCTCGTTATCAGCTATCTCTTCGAGGCTTGCCACGTAATCAACACAGCCCTCGACCACAAGGCAAACATCTCTGCTGAAGACCTGAAGGAGCTTTCAGACACCATGCATCTCTTCACCTTCGACCTGCTCGGTCTGAAGAGTGAGAAGGGAGCCAACAATGATGCTCGTGAGGAGGCTTATGGCAAGGTAGTGGATATGGTTCTCGATCTCCGTGCCAAGGCTAAGGCTGATAAGGATTGGGCTACCAGCGACCAGATTCGCGATGCCCTGGCTGAAGCCGGCTTCGAGGTAAAGGACACCAAAGATGGTGTTACCTGGAAACTGAACAAATAA
- a CDS encoding AAA family ATPase, with the protein MTKIIGRKRELQQLEEAYKVEESLFVVVYGRRRVGKTFLVREAFDDKLAFYATGVNQENKDVQLMYFYHALCKYSDAPLALPKTWLEAFDALIKILEASKEQKKVVFLDELSWMNGVDGSFLTALEWFWNSWASARTDILLVCCSSATSWIINKVFNNHGGLYGRVNRRIHLHPFTLRECEEFYKDKKIAMNHYDQVMSYMVFGGVPYYLSMLESTKSLAQNIDELLFHPDGQLHREYENLYQAMFRNADNHLLIAKAMAAKSKGLTRNEILEATGLPNAGSATRVLDELEQSDFIRRYTSFGQKKRDEMYQLTDAYTLFYFHFLQDGKNNDKQFWQHHLGTPKINSWAGYAFEQVCLAHVEQIKMAMGISGMAVSTSGWFSKGKEQKAQIDLVLDRADHIVNLCEIKFSTRPYTIDKQYAETLQNRQWIFEQETKTRKSCQQVMLTTYGLAKNQYSSIIQRELTMEDLFH; encoded by the coding sequence ATGACAAAGATAATAGGAAGGAAACGTGAGCTACAACAGCTCGAAGAGGCATACAAAGTAGAGGAATCGCTGTTTGTTGTCGTATATGGTCGCCGTCGCGTAGGCAAGACTTTTCTTGTAAGAGAGGCCTTTGACGACAAGTTGGCATTTTATGCCACAGGTGTCAACCAGGAAAACAAGGATGTACAGCTCATGTATTTCTACCATGCGCTTTGCAAATATTCTGATGCACCCCTTGCTCTGCCAAAGACCTGGCTAGAGGCATTCGATGCGCTCATCAAGATACTGGAAGCATCCAAGGAGCAGAAGAAAGTGGTGTTCCTTGATGAATTATCATGGATGAATGGAGTGGACGGCTCTTTTCTTACCGCCTTGGAATGGTTTTGGAACAGTTGGGCTTCGGCAAGAACGGATATTTTGCTAGTTTGCTGTAGCTCAGCCACTTCGTGGATTATCAACAAGGTTTTCAACAATCATGGTGGATTATATGGTCGAGTGAATCGTCGCATTCATTTGCATCCTTTTACCCTCCGAGAGTGCGAAGAGTTTTATAAGGATAAAAAGATTGCCATGAACCATTACGACCAAGTGATGAGCTACATGGTGTTTGGCGGTGTGCCTTATTATCTCAGCATGCTGGAATCAACCAAGAGCCTGGCGCAGAACATCGATGAGTTGTTGTTTCATCCCGATGGTCAACTCCATCGAGAATACGAGAATCTGTATCAAGCCATGTTCCGCAATGCAGACAACCACTTACTGATAGCAAAAGCCATGGCTGCAAAGAGCAAGGGATTGACTCGCAATGAGATACTGGAAGCCACAGGCTTACCAAATGCGGGGAGTGCGACTAGAGTATTGGATGAACTGGAACAAAGCGACTTCATTCGCCGCTATACCTCGTTCGGACAGAAGAAACGCGACGAGATGTATCAACTTACTGATGCATACACCTTATTCTATTTTCATTTCCTGCAGGATGGCAAGAACAACGACAAGCAGTTTTGGCAGCATCATCTGGGCACACCAAAGATAAACTCATGGGCAGGTTATGCCTTTGAGCAGGTTTGCCTGGCTCATGTGGAGCAAATCAAGATGGCGATGGGAATCAGTGGCATGGCTGTATCTACTTCGGGATGGTTTAGCAAGGGCAAGGAGCAAAAAGCTCAGATAGACCTGGTGCTGGATAGAGCTGACCATATCGTAAACCTCTGCGAAATCAAGTTCTCTACCCGGCCTTATACAATAGATAAGCAATATGCCGAAACGCTACAAAATCGCCAATGGATCTTTGAACAGGAGACAAAGACTCGCAAGAGTTGCCAGCAGGTTATGCTTACCACTTATGGTTTGGCAAAAAATCAGTATAGCAGTATCATACAGAGAGAATTGACCATGGAAGATCTGTTCCATTGA
- a CDS encoding RNA polymerase sigma-70 factor, whose product MIELFSVFTIITHSGAFVVTKIKKKVKKSCIFKFYCIKMRIFALMSEKSDIEIAIICQWDNQAIELLYDKYYRALVSYGCQFVEMTIAEDIVQDLFSVLWERRPFFNSISKFSAYLYNTVHNSALNHLRHQTVHNNYRQSIVDNLQEFMLMDDTLDIFNKEEIYRQLFAAIDELPPRQKEVFLLCMEGKKNREIAEQLDISAETVKVQKRRAIARLRDKLSPMLIEIILVLIRKSFDA is encoded by the coding sequence GTGATAGAATTATTCTCTGTATTTACTATTATAACACACTCGGGTGCGTTTGTGGTTACAAAAATCAAGAAAAAAGTGAAAAAAAGTTGCATTTTTAAATTTTACTGCATAAAAATGCGTATCTTTGCACTCATGAGTGAGAAAAGTGATATTGAAATTGCAATAATTTGCCAATGGGATAATCAGGCCATCGAGTTGTTGTACGATAAATATTATCGTGCCTTGGTGAGTTATGGTTGTCAGTTTGTGGAAATGACCATTGCAGAAGATATCGTGCAGGATCTTTTCTCTGTTCTATGGGAACGTCGCCCTTTTTTCAACAGTATTTCCAAGTTTTCCGCCTATTTATATAATACGGTGCATAACTCTGCTCTCAATCACTTGCGCCATCAAACGGTACACAACAACTATCGGCAGAGTATAGTTGATAATCTGCAGGAGTTTATGCTGATGGATGATACCTTGGATATTTTTAATAAGGAAGAAATCTATCGTCAACTCTTTGCTGCGATAGATGAGTTGCCTCCTCGCCAAAAGGAAGTCTTTCTTCTTTGTATGGAGGGGAAGAAAAACAGGGAGATTGCAGAGCAACTGGACATCTCCGCTGAGACGGTGAAGGTACAGAAGCGTCGTGCGATAGCTCGATTAAGGGATAAACTTTCTCCTATGTTAATTGAAATTATTCTTGTTCTGATAAGAAAAAGTTTTGATGCCTAA
- a CDS encoding calcineurin-like phosphoesterase C-terminal domain-containing protein, protein MKKKQLYIGVLSVACCALVAIGITLHLLYPKKQIQNLVKTPPVLRLKPQPADTLKKKPVKKMDFNISGTLRDKEGKGVAGVIVSDGFNCVKTDAQGRYKMKRDSLAKFIYYSVPSDCEVPTHSKTDRTAFFYQKVSKGKKTYNFTLTRLPGGKEIHYKMIVIGDPQVTNAYSPYYTSPDDNPIKKSDVERFTTQTMADIRQTIQSLPAGTPVYGLSMGDDVQYYGGYNAKLERQIRQALGSSEMRLFSVIGNHDQDGKALYRRKWEENFGPTDFSFNRGDVHYVCINNCFFHRGMSYYSPGELRERQVKWLKQDLALTPKDMKVVLCYHIPFTFGNAPFSKAKPLTNAHEEGHYSSSRLSLLLSLLKQFKGGYELFCGHTHFACNHEINYEGEDVMEHCHAAACGNIWQSNINICGTPNGYYVYSFVGTSISNCYYKGTFWDKSKQMTLFRAQTDFNGEKYSRDWQLANNRNILVANVFNATSHWRVVAVEDGKEYLMGRLSGKGQDAFAAGYHHKYSESVSYRFVSKGNGYLIMNHLYYYTPRNPNARIIIKASDPYGNTYTASSDEVTTEPFANYAHYYEKEYKEYKNKKDKMLRDSISGRQKDSLAAKKKTP, encoded by the coding sequence ATGAAAAAGAAACAATTATACATAGGGGTCCTGTCGGTTGCTTGCTGCGCTCTCGTAGCAATAGGCATCACCTTGCACCTGCTCTACCCCAAGAAACAGATACAGAACCTGGTGAAAACTCCACCGGTTCTCCGGCTCAAGCCACAGCCTGCAGATACACTGAAGAAGAAACCTGTGAAGAAGATGGATTTCAATATCTCCGGAACTTTAAGAGATAAGGAAGGAAAGGGAGTGGCTGGCGTCATCGTGAGCGATGGATTCAACTGTGTGAAAACCGATGCACAGGGCAGATATAAGATGAAGCGAGACAGCCTGGCAAAATTCATATACTATTCTGTTCCATCCGATTGCGAAGTTCCTACCCATTCTAAGACCGATCGCACGGCTTTCTTCTACCAAAAGGTATCCAAGGGGAAGAAAACCTATAACTTCACCCTCACCCGACTGCCGGGCGGCAAGGAGATTCACTATAAGATGATTGTCATCGGCGACCCGCAGGTTACCAATGCCTACAGCCCTTACTATACTTCACCGGATGATAATCCCATCAAGAAGAGCGATGTAGAAAGATTCACTACCCAGACGATGGCGGATATCAGACAAACCATCCAGAGTCTTCCAGCCGGAACTCCAGTATATGGACTCAGTATGGGCGATGATGTACAGTATTATGGCGGCTACAACGCCAAACTGGAGCGTCAGATACGCCAGGCATTGGGCTCATCAGAGATGCGTCTCTTCTCCGTCATCGGCAATCACGATCAGGATGGCAAGGCGCTCTACCGCAGGAAGTGGGAGGAGAATTTCGGTCCTACCGATTTTTCCTTCAACCGTGGCGATGTGCATTATGTCTGCATCAACAACTGCTTCTTCCATCGCGGCATGTCTTATTATTCTCCTGGAGAATTACGTGAGCGCCAGGTGAAGTGGCTGAAGCAGGATCTCGCCCTCACGCCAAAGGATATGAAGGTGGTACTCTGTTATCATATTCCTTTTACCTTTGGTAATGCGCCTTTCAGCAAGGCGAAGCCGCTGACCAATGCCCATGAGGAGGGACACTATTCTTCTTCCCGTCTCTCGCTCCTGCTTTCTTTACTGAAACAGTTTAAGGGCGGTTACGAACTCTTCTGCGGACATACTCATTTTGCCTGCAACCACGAAATCAACTATGAGGGAGAGGATGTGATGGAGCATTGTCATGCTGCTGCCTGTGGCAATATATGGCAGTCGAATATCAACATCTGCGGAACTCCAAATGGATATTATGTATACAGTTTTGTGGGTACCAGCATCAGCAACTGCTATTACAAGGGAACTTTCTGGGATAAGAGCAAGCAGATGACCTTGTTCCGTGCGCAGACCGATTTCAACGGCGAGAAATACTCTAGGGATTGGCAGTTGGCAAACAACAGGAATATCCTGGTAGCCAATGTCTTCAATGCTACCAGTCATTGGCGCGTGGTAGCCGTAGAGGATGGCAAAGAATATCTGATGGGGCGCCTCAGCGGAAAGGGGCAGGATGCCTTTGCCGCAGGCTATCATCATAAGTATAGCGAGAGTGTATCCTATCGTTTCGTGAGCAAGGGGAATGGTTATCTCATCATGAACCACCTATATTATTATACTCCTAGGAATCCGAATGCCAGAATCATCATCAAGGCATCCGATCCTTACGGAAATACCTATACGGCATCGAGCGATGAGGTAACGACAGAGCCTTTCGCCAACTATGCCCATTATTACGAAAAAGAGTATAAGGAATATAAGAATAAGAAAGACAAGATGTTGCGGGATTCTATATCTGGCAGACAGAAAGATTCACTTGCTGCTAAGAAGAAAACGCCATAA